The following are from one region of the Penaeus chinensis breed Huanghai No. 1 chromosome 32, ASM1920278v2, whole genome shotgun sequence genome:
- the LOC125042511 gene encoding cartilage oligomeric matrix protein-like has product MAFLSTLFTIFLVLTPGAIYGYECPGEGRFPDTSTCGVFIDCITKDRGFSVTKDNCNGFAYNATSRTCSTELCASRHERSITNEYPPFSQICENQPNRFMCASCKTLVHCVKGQAFVRQCTGNSYCTDKHGFGGAVCYPDEPDECLCLKPNEFRVDPYDPQRFFSCENVGSRPESYKCPDGKNFDEGSAQCVNQAGFPECVKSGTFANPQNCGEYYSCIPLRHGWVQKFYMCSGNHLFNERTKSCEDPCTLKFVCQQEGRFPDPLNMQHYFECFMEFGQMVQLRYQCPHGYMWSEESFGTGKCVEATEEYADYPFAHCDIPDDHCPDTDPCLQNPCFTGVACTFTSIAPFYTCGPCPAGYVGDGETCNALQCAVGFAGIGGDCAPDSDLDGYPDTELGCSSKYCRRDNCINRPNSGQEDADGDGLGDACDLDADGDGFNSNSDNCPLIANPQQQDTDSDGQGDVCDNCPAVPNPSQRDVDGDQVGDACDDDLDNDGSLNAADNCPSLANSNQVDADGDGIGDVCDNCPLHPNPGQEDGDQDLLGDACDSNADSDGDGVDNDVDNCPSVANSNQLDVDGDGSGDACDADSDNDGVDDTIDNCVMIPNPGQMDSNGDGLGDACITDFDGDKIDDLDDNCIKNPNVHATDFRQLQMVALEPQSASAPPVWVIYDDGAEIHQIVNSDPALAVGDHVMIDVDFDGTFFIEDTSDDDFVGFVFGYQSNARFYVVAWKKSPQNWFANAERGVTLKVVDSATGPGPALRDALWLTGSTPNQATLLWHDGSIGWTPNVAYRWQLHHRPTIGTIRFYLYQGTNLVMDSGNIYDDTLQGGRLGLYCFSQEEIIWSNVKYTCEDSVPQAMFDDLPQHLKDVVNASGIGTKSLFNSESGSLDGHLAQYEPGHPKSYASNSAPSMRWVPKKPCN; this is encoded by the exons ATGGCGTTTCTTTCCACACTTTTTACT ATTTTCCTGGTGTTGACACCCGGAGCCATATATGG ATATGAATGCCCTGGGGAAGGGAGATTCCCCGATACCAGCACCTGTGGTGTCTTTATAGACTGTATAACCAAAGATCGTGGATTCAGTGTAACAAAAGATAACTGCAATGGATTTGCTTACAATGCAACGTCAAGGACCTGTTCTACTGAGCTG TGTGCTTCACGTCATGAACGCAGCATTACCAATGAATACCCCCCTTTCTCACAAATATGTGAGAACCAGCCTAACCGCTTCATGTGCGCCAGCTGTAAGACTTTGGTTCACTGTGTAAAGGGACAAGCTTTTGTACGTCAGTGCACAGGAAACTCCTACTGTACAGATAAGCATGGCTTTGGAGGTGCTGTATGCTACCCTGATGAACCTGATGAGTGTCTGTGCTTGAAGCCAAACGAGTTTCGTGTTGATCCCTATGACCCACAGAGGTTTTTCTCGTGTGAGAATGTTGGCTCACGGCCAGAAAGCTACAAGTGTCCAGATGGAAAGAACTTTGATGAAGGCTCTGCCCAGTGTGTAAACCAAGCAGGCTTCCCAGAATGTGTTAAATCTGGAACCTTTGCAAACCCCCAAAACTGTGGGGAATACTACTCGTGCATCCCCTTGAGACATGGCTGGGTGCAGAAGTTCTACATGTGCAGTGGAAACCACTTGTTCAACGAGAGAACGAAGAGCTGTGAAGATCCTTGCACCCTGAAATTCGTGTGCCAACAGGAGGGAAGATTTCCAGACCCCCTTAACATGCAGCATTATTTCGAATGTTTCATGGAATTTGGCCAGATGGTACAACTGCGTTATCAGTGTCCCCATGGATACATGTGGAGTGAAGAAAGCTTTGGAACAGGAAAGTGTGTAGAGGCAACAGAAGAGTACGCCGATTATCCCTTTGCTCATTGTGATATCCCAGATGATCATTGTCCAGACACGG ATCCATGTTTGCAAAATCCTTGCTTTACTGGGGTAGCTTGTACATTTACAAGCATAGCACCTTTTTATACCTGTGGCCCCTGCCCTGCAGGATATGTTGGTGATGGAGAAACCTGCAATGCCTTGCAG TGCGCTGTTGGGTTTGCTGGCATTGGTGGTGACTGTGCCCCTGACTCTGACCTGGACGGCTACCCAGACACAGAGCTAGGATGTTCAAGCAAATACTGCCGTAGGGATAACTGCATCAATAGGCCAAATTCTGGGCAAgaagatgctgatggtgatggccTTGGTGATGCTTGTGACTTAGATGCTGATGGAGATGGATTCAACAGTAATTCG GATAATTGTCCCCTGATAGCCAATCCTCAGCAACAAGATACAGACTCGGATGGACAAGGCGATGTCTGTGACAACTGCCCTGCAGTGCCAAACCCAAGCCAAAGGGATGTTGATGGGGACCAAGTGGGCGACGCATGTGATGATGATCTCGACAACGATG GATCCCTGAATGCAGCAGACAACTGTCCCTCACTTGCTAATAGCAACCAGgtggatgctgatggtgatggcatTGGAGATGTTTGTGACAACTGTCCCTTACATCCTAATCCTGGACAGGAAGATGGAGATCAAGACCTTCTAGGTGATGCTTGTGATAGCAATGCCGACTCGGATGG GGACGGTGTGGATAACGATGTAGACAACTGCCCATCTGTAGCAAACAGTAACCAGCTGGATGtagatggtgatggcagtggtgaTGCATGTGATGCAGACAGTGATAACGATGGTGTTGATGACACTATTGACAACTGCGTAATGATTCCGAATCCAGGCCAGATGGACAGTAATGGAGATGGCCTTGGTGATGCTTGTATAACCGACTTTGATGGTGACAAAATCGACGATTTGGACGACAATTGCATAAAAAATCCCAATGTACATGCTACAGACTTCAG GCAACTCCAAATGGTAGCCCTAGAACCACAGAGTGCAAGTGCCCCTCCAGTATGGGTCATCTATGATGATGGTGCAGAGATTCACCAGATTGTGAATTCTGATCCTGCTCTAGCAGTGG GTGACCATGTAATGATTGATGTCGACTTTGATGGCACCTTCTTTATTGAAGATACTAGTGATGACGACTTTGTTGGCTTTGTATTTGG GTACCAAAGCAATGCCAGGTTCTATGTTGTGGCATGGAAAAAGTCTCCACAGAACTGGTTTGCCAACGCTGAGAGGGGCGTTACCTTAAAGGTGGTCGACTCTGCTACAGGCCCTGGCCCAGCACTTAGGGATGCCCTGTGGCTTACCGGTTCCACACCAAATCAG GCAACACTGCTCTGGCATGATGGCAGCATTGGATGGACCCCAAATGTGGCGTATCGCTGGCAACTTCACCACCGTCCTACTATTGGCACCATTAGGTTCTACTTGTACCAGGGCACTAATCTAGTCATGGACTCTGGAAACATTTATGATGACACCCTGCAAGGAGGAAGACTAGGACTATATTGCTTCTCTCAAGAAGAGATTATTTGGTCTAATGTAAAGTACACCTGTGAAG ATAGTGTCCCCCAAGCCATGTTTGATGACTTGCCACAGCACTTGAAGGACGTTGTAAATGCTTCGGGAATAGGCACCAAAAGCCTCTTTAACTCTGAAAGTGGATCTCTGGATGGGCATCTAGCACAGTACGAGCCTGGACATCCTAAGAGCTATGCATCTAATAGTGCACCTTCTATGAGATGGGTCCCAAAAAAACCTTGCAATTAA
- the LOC125042513 gene encoding uncharacterized protein LOC125042513 isoform X1, with protein sequence MSMGLYDLLLVVSGVSVVLANDLRKERSITMGYSSLSYLCESRPDRFLCLNCKTLVVCVRGQAFVRHCIEDHYCTDKSEFGGGVCYPNEPVECTCETPYKFRVDHYDPQRFFACSDVGSKPESYKCPDGMVFDENITQCRNEAGLPPCTKPGTFVNPENCSEYYSCIALRHGWLQKFFMCNGNTFFNERKHICEDPCIYKFMCDSEGRFPDPVNKQRYFECYLESGQLKEMRYQCPQGYTWYNVSTGVGKCVEDYGISRDDHNFDHCSLPQDWCPSNGIGPTVRGIPRTFRPEYEGDNIQTASASQDLNVIWVGSKSKN encoded by the exons ATGTCAATGGGGTTGTATGATCTCTTGTTA GTGGTCTCAGGAGTCTCCGTTGTCCTGGCAAATGA tTTGCGAAAGGAACGTAGTATTACTATGGGTTACTCTTCTCTCTCGTATCTGTGTGAATCTCGACCTGACCGATTTCTTTGCCTTAATTGCAAGACTTTGGTCGTGTGTGTAAGAGGACAAGCCTTCGTTCGTCACTGCATCGAAGATCATTACTGCACAGATAAAAGTGAATTTGGAGGTGGTGTGTGCTATCCTAATGAACCAGTAGAGTGCACTTGTGAGACGCCATATAAATTTCGTGTGGACCACTATGACCCACAGAGGTTTTTTGCATGCAGTGATGTAGGATCCAAACCAGAAAGTTACAAGTGTCCAGATGGTATGGTGTTTGACGAAAACATTACACAATGTCGTAATGAAGCTGGGCTACCACCTTGTACTAAGCCTGGGACCTTTGTTAATCCAGAAAATTGTAGTGAATATTACTCATGCATTGCCCTTAGACATGGATGGTTGCAAAAGTTCTTCATGTGTAACGGTAACACCTTTTTCAACGAGAGAAAGCATATTTGTGAAGATCCTTGCATATACAAGTTCATGTGCGACAGTGAAGGACGCTTCCCTGACCCTGTGAATAAGCAAAGATACTTTGAATGTTACCTAGAATCTGGTCAGTTGAAAGAGATGCGGTATCAATGTCCTCAGGGGTATACATGGTACAATGTATCGACAGGAGTTGGCAAGTGTGTGGAGGACTATGGAATCAGCCGTGATGATCACAACTTTGATCACTGCTCATTGCCACAGGACTGGTGTCCCAGTAATG GAATTGGACCCACAGTTCGTGGGATACCCAGGACATTTCGACCTGAGTATGAGGGAGATAATATCCAGACTGCTAGTGCTTCGCAGGACTTGAATGTTATTTGGGTCGGCTCCAAGTCTAAGAATTGA
- the LOC125042513 gene encoding uncharacterized protein LOC125042513 isoform X2: MGYSSLSYLCESRPDRFLCLNCKTLVVCVRGQAFVRHCIEDHYCTDKSEFGGGVCYPNEPVECTCETPYKFRVDHYDPQRFFACSDVGSKPESYKCPDGMVFDENITQCRNEAGLPPCTKPGTFVNPENCSEYYSCIALRHGWLQKFFMCNGNTFFNERKHICEDPCIYKFMCDSEGRFPDPVNKQRYFECYLESGQLKEMRYQCPQGYTWYNVSTGVGKCVEDYGISRDDHNFDHCSLPQDWCPSNGIGPTVRGIPRTFRPEYEGDNIQTASASQDLNVIWVGSKSKN, translated from the exons ATGGGTTACTCTTCTCTCTCGTATCTGTGTGAATCTCGACCTGACCGATTTCTTTGCCTTAATTGCAAGACTTTGGTCGTGTGTGTAAGAGGACAAGCCTTCGTTCGTCACTGCATCGAAGATCATTACTGCACAGATAAAAGTGAATTTGGAGGTGGTGTGTGCTATCCTAATGAACCAGTAGAGTGCACTTGTGAGACGCCATATAAATTTCGTGTGGACCACTATGACCCACAGAGGTTTTTTGCATGCAGTGATGTAGGATCCAAACCAGAAAGTTACAAGTGTCCAGATGGTATGGTGTTTGACGAAAACATTACACAATGTCGTAATGAAGCTGGGCTACCACCTTGTACTAAGCCTGGGACCTTTGTTAATCCAGAAAATTGTAGTGAATATTACTCATGCATTGCCCTTAGACATGGATGGTTGCAAAAGTTCTTCATGTGTAACGGTAACACCTTTTTCAACGAGAGAAAGCATATTTGTGAAGATCCTTGCATATACAAGTTCATGTGCGACAGTGAAGGACGCTTCCCTGACCCTGTGAATAAGCAAAGATACTTTGAATGTTACCTAGAATCTGGTCAGTTGAAAGAGATGCGGTATCAATGTCCTCAGGGGTATACATGGTACAATGTATCGACAGGAGTTGGCAAGTGTGTGGAGGACTATGGAATCAGCCGTGATGATCACAACTTTGATCACTGCTCATTGCCACAGGACTGGTGTCCCAGTAATG GAATTGGACCCACAGTTCGTGGGATACCCAGGACATTTCGACCTGAGTATGAGGGAGATAATATCCAGACTGCTAGTGCTTCGCAGGACTTGAATGTTATTTGGGTCGGCTCCAAGTCTAAGAATTGA